One Streptomyces sp. B21-105 genomic region harbors:
- a CDS encoding SH3 domain-containing protein has protein sequence MSVDRVEEAGNSDAAEAVATTAAAALTYYPVAPGVRLNVRSGPGTGYSVVRVLAEGARVPVYCQSPGTWVSGPYGTTNIWDNIADGQYVSDAYVRTGSDGYIAPRCS, from the coding sequence ATGTCTGTCGACCGCGTGGAAGAGGCCGGGAACAGCGACGCGGCGGAAGCCGTCGCCACGACCGCGGCCGCCGCGCTCACCTACTATCCGGTCGCGCCGGGCGTCCGGCTGAACGTGCGCAGCGGCCCGGGCACCGGCTACTCCGTCGTCCGCGTCCTGGCCGAGGGCGCGCGGGTCCCGGTCTACTGCCAGAGCCCGGGCACGTGGGTCTCCGGCCCCTACGGCACCACGAACATCTGGGACAACATCGCCGACGGCCAGTACGTCTCGGACGCGTACGTGCGCACGGGCAGCGACGGCTACATCGCACCGCGCTGCTCCTGA
- a CDS encoding EamA/RhaT family transporter, which produces MSDENGTPGTPAESRGATEASSGAPTDPAGDPVGTGTGMGTGTGPRPEPLRFFGTTWLDHDTGPRGYAVRRAAVALGSLLAVVVSCLVLRFAYQGIALSDLGGFVTVLVVVMFAVCSSLAFRHTWDGFAKRPDPDRQASLRGLLAVGFVGSLLAYFFRTLTEAPGERLHREEYDAARLRYERRTTRRTGNPSKKRRRG; this is translated from the coding sequence GTGAGCGACGAAAACGGCACCCCGGGCACCCCGGCGGAGTCCCGGGGCGCCACCGAGGCCTCCTCGGGCGCCCCCACCGACCCGGCGGGAGACCCTGTCGGCACCGGAACCGGAATGGGCACCGGAACCGGCCCCCGCCCCGAACCCCTCCGCTTTTTCGGCACCACCTGGCTGGACCACGACACCGGCCCCCGCGGCTACGCCGTTCGCCGCGCCGCGGTCGCCCTGGGCTCACTGCTCGCCGTCGTCGTCTCGTGTCTCGTTCTGCGCTTCGCCTACCAGGGCATCGCGCTCTCCGACCTCGGCGGCTTCGTGACCGTCCTGGTCGTCGTGATGTTCGCGGTGTGCAGCTCGCTCGCCTTCCGGCACACCTGGGACGGCTTCGCCAAGCGCCCCGACCCCGACCGCCAGGCCTCCCTGCGCGGTCTGCTGGCGGTCGGCTTCGTCGGCTCGCTGCTCGCGTACTTCTTCCGCACCCTCACCGAGGCGCCCGGCGAGCGACTCCACCGCGAGGAGTACGACGCGGCCCGCCTGCGGTACGAACGCCGCACGACGCGCCGCACCGGCAACCCGTCGAAGAAGCGCCGCCGCGGCTGA